In the genome of Pangasianodon hypophthalmus isolate fPanHyp1 chromosome 23, fPanHyp1.pri, whole genome shotgun sequence, one region contains:
- the raver1 gene encoding ribonucleoprotein PTB-binding 1 isoform X1, with product MAAAVSVSRAAEEEACCAGAGVTTRPLYEHYDQAKSENWAAEKRRDSEADPRDEAAAAGSECARRAEDALPALSPEQVASRLERTRREFYNRRKIIIKNLPADITNQEVHELLRNYDLKYCFVDKYKGTAFVTLLNGEQAQCAIKEFHQQVLREREISVQLQPTDALLCIANLPRAFTQQQFDELVRPFGNLERCFLVHSACTGHPKGYGFVEYMKKDSAARAKSELLGKQLGSRMLYVHWTEVGSLTYATLHSRCLCVDRLPASLLTAQDLLNTLADMPEPIFCQLAQGQDGSFRRFAILEYSTAEMAEEVQRLTDGRPVGGSHIRVSFCAPGPPGRSMLAALIAAQTLAINRGKGLLPEPSAMQILSSLSNPATLKMLLAPLNQGHKQGLLGAAPAMPLLTNPALSAALVQLLLQNQVQQQAFLGNPLLWAQVLHSTESRLPPCQAGLLGENPLAALPLQHGINMLGDLPHGAMAPGLGMQTEPLGPIKPPPLGRTLGREPESPATPNSFPTNPSPALQGMSVPLLGSVLGGDGSTLPTASLLGEPPKEIGVSPNPFLNAPSIFPASVANSRPHPYRKRPMLGGMANQRPIPSINSNYNLRCQDSYEFPAVHQDPLSHLYEQLETLDSTAHLAYGAQHSRHGAISERTSPFAYASSPPGSSYFSFGAPGTAPSTQLNKAVGMPPMTHSSVFSAAPGSGAKTPVGGQKRLFSRLIPSPEPSPEGGYVGQHSQGLGGHYADSYLKRKRIF from the exons ATGGCGGCTGCCGTGTCCGTTAGCAGAGCTGCCGAAGAGGAGGCGTGCTGCGCCGGGGCAGGCGTCACCACCCGCCCGCTTTATGAACACTATGATCAGGCCAAGTCAGAAAACTGGGCCGCTGAAAAGCGCAGGGACTCGGAGGCGGATCCGCGCGATGAGGCGGCGGCGGCGGGGAGCGAGTGCGCGCGCAGGGCTGAGGACGCGCTCCCTGCACTCAGCCCCGAGCAGGTCGCCAGTCGGCTGGAGAGAACCCGAAGAGAGTTTTACAACCGCCGCAAAATCATCATTAAAAACCTCCCCGCTGATATCACCAACCAG gAGGTACACGAGTTGTTAAGAAACTATGATCTGAAGTACTGCTTTGTGGACAAATACAAAGGAACAG CTTTCGTGACTCTGCTAAATGGCGAGCAGGCCCAGTGCGCGATCAAGGAGTTCCACCAGCAAGTACTGCGTGAGCGGGAGATCTCCGTGCAGCTGCAGCCCACAGACGCCCTGCTGTGCATCGCCAACCTCCCACGGGCCTTCACGCAGCAGCAGTTCGACGAGCTGGTGCGGCCTTTTGGCAACTTGGAGCGCTGCTTCTTGGTGCACAGCGCATGCACCGGCCACCCCAAGGGCTACGGCTTCGTGGAGTACATGAAGAAGGACTCGGCTGCCCGGGCCAAATCGGAGCTGTTGGGCAAACAGCTCGGCTCGCGCATGCTGTACGTGCACTGGACCGAGGTGGGGTCGCTGACGTACGCCACACTGCACTCGCGCTGCCTCTGCGTGGACCGACTGCCTGCCAGCCTGCTGACTGCTCAGGATCTGCTGAACACCCTGGCCGACATGCCAGAGCCCATCTTCTGCCAG cTTGCTCAGGGACAAGATGGCAGTTTTCGGCGATTTGCCATTTTGGAGTACTCCACGGCAGAGATGGCTGAAGAGGTGCAGCGATTAACTGATGGAAGGCCTGTAGGTGGTAGCCATATTCGCGTGTCCTTCTGTGCTCCCGGGCCGCCGGGCAGGAGCATGCTGGCAGCGCTTATTGCCGCTCAGACTTTG gcTATAAACAGAGGAAAGGGTCTCCTCCCTGAACCTAGTGCCATGCAAATACTTTCTAGTTTGAGCAACCCGGCGACCCTGAAAATGCTGCTGGCGCCTCTCAATCAGGGACACAAACAAG gtctgCTCGGCGCAGCCCCGGCGATGCCGCTGCTCACTAACCCCGCGCTCTCCGCCGCTCTGGTGCAGCTGCTGCTTCAGAACCAAGTCCAGCAG CAAGCCTTTCTAGGAAACCCTCTTCTTTGGGCACAGGTTCTGCACAGTACAGAAAGCCGTCTGCCACCCTGT cAGGCTGGACTGCTCGGTGAAAACCCTCTGGCTGCTCTCCCTCTTCAACACGGCATTAACATGCTGGGAGATCTACCTCATG GTGCCATGGCTCCTGGCTTGGGCATGCAAACAGAGCCTTTAGGCCCCATAAAGCCCCCACCCCTGGGCCGGACACTAGGGAGGGAGCCAGAGTCCCCAGCCACACCGAATAGTTTTCCCACCAACCCTTCTCCTGCACTACAGGGCATGAGCGTCCCGCTCCTGGGGAGTGTGCTAGGAGGAGATGGATCCACACTGCCAACG GCTTCTTTATTAGGAGAGCCACCCAAAGAAATCGGAGTGTCCCCGAACCCCTTTCTGAACGCGCCCAGTATATTCCCAGCCTCTG ttgccAACTCCAGGCCGCACCCGTACAGGAAGAGACCAATGCTAGGTGGCATGGCTAACCAGCGGCCCATCCCGAGCATCAACTCCAATTATAACCTGCGCTGCCAAGACTCGTACGAGTTCCCAGCAGTACACCAG GACCCCCTCTCTCACCTCTATGAGCAGCTGGAGACTCTGGACAGCACAGCACATCTGGCCTATGGAGCACAG CACTCGAGACACGGAGCCATCAGTGAGAGAACATCTCCCTTCGCTTACGCCTCTAGCCCTCCTGGCTCCTCCTACTTCAGCTTTGGTGCCCCTGGGACTGCGCCTTCCACCCAGCTCAATAAG GCTGTGGGAATGCCTCCCATGACTCACTCCAGTGTCTTCTCTGCTGCACCTGGAAGTGGAGCTAAG ACTCCTGTAGGAGGACAGAAGCGTCTCTTCTCACGGCTGATTCCGTCTCCAGAGCCCAGTCCGGAGGGTGGCTACGTGGGTCAGCATTCTCAGGGCCTCGGGGGTCACTATGCCGACTCCTACCTGAAACGGAAGCGCATATTTTAA
- the raver1 gene encoding ribonucleoprotein PTB-binding 1 isoform X3 codes for MAAAVSVSRAAEEEACCAGAGVTTRPLYEHYDQAKSENWAAEKRRDSEADPRDEAAAAGSECARRAEDALPALSPEQVASRLERTRREFYNRRKIIIKNLPADITNQEVHELLRNYDLKYCFVDKYKGTAFVTLLNGEQAQCAIKEFHQQVLREREISVQLQPTDALLCIANLPRAFTQQQFDELVRPFGNLERCFLVHSACTGHPKGYGFVEYMKKDSAARAKSELLGKQLGSRMLYVHWTEVGSLTYATLHSRCLCVDRLPASLLTAQDLLNTLADMPEPIFCQLAQGQDGSFRRFAILEYSTAEMAEEVQRLTDGRPVGGSHIRVSFCAPGPPGRSMLAALIAAQTLAINRGKGLLPEPSAMQILSSLSNPATLKMLLAPLNQGHKQGLLGAAPAMPLLTNPALSAALVQLLLQNQVQQAGLLGENPLAALPLQHGINMLGDLPHGAMAPGLGMQTEPLGPIKPPPLGRTLGREPESPATPNSFPTNPSPALQGMSVPLLGSVLGGDGSTLPTASLLGEPPKEIGVSPNPFLNAPSIFPASVANSRPHPYRKRPMLGGMANQRPIPSINSNYNLRCQDSYEFPAVHQDPLSHLYEQLETLDSTAHLAYGAQHSRHGAISERTSPFAYASSPPGSSYFSFGAPGTAPSTQLNKAVGMPPMTHSSVFSAAPGSGAKTPVGGQKRLFSRLIPSPEPSPEGGYVGQHSQGLGGHYADSYLKRKRIF; via the exons ATGGCGGCTGCCGTGTCCGTTAGCAGAGCTGCCGAAGAGGAGGCGTGCTGCGCCGGGGCAGGCGTCACCACCCGCCCGCTTTATGAACACTATGATCAGGCCAAGTCAGAAAACTGGGCCGCTGAAAAGCGCAGGGACTCGGAGGCGGATCCGCGCGATGAGGCGGCGGCGGCGGGGAGCGAGTGCGCGCGCAGGGCTGAGGACGCGCTCCCTGCACTCAGCCCCGAGCAGGTCGCCAGTCGGCTGGAGAGAACCCGAAGAGAGTTTTACAACCGCCGCAAAATCATCATTAAAAACCTCCCCGCTGATATCACCAACCAG gAGGTACACGAGTTGTTAAGAAACTATGATCTGAAGTACTGCTTTGTGGACAAATACAAAGGAACAG CTTTCGTGACTCTGCTAAATGGCGAGCAGGCCCAGTGCGCGATCAAGGAGTTCCACCAGCAAGTACTGCGTGAGCGGGAGATCTCCGTGCAGCTGCAGCCCACAGACGCCCTGCTGTGCATCGCCAACCTCCCACGGGCCTTCACGCAGCAGCAGTTCGACGAGCTGGTGCGGCCTTTTGGCAACTTGGAGCGCTGCTTCTTGGTGCACAGCGCATGCACCGGCCACCCCAAGGGCTACGGCTTCGTGGAGTACATGAAGAAGGACTCGGCTGCCCGGGCCAAATCGGAGCTGTTGGGCAAACAGCTCGGCTCGCGCATGCTGTACGTGCACTGGACCGAGGTGGGGTCGCTGACGTACGCCACACTGCACTCGCGCTGCCTCTGCGTGGACCGACTGCCTGCCAGCCTGCTGACTGCTCAGGATCTGCTGAACACCCTGGCCGACATGCCAGAGCCCATCTTCTGCCAG cTTGCTCAGGGACAAGATGGCAGTTTTCGGCGATTTGCCATTTTGGAGTACTCCACGGCAGAGATGGCTGAAGAGGTGCAGCGATTAACTGATGGAAGGCCTGTAGGTGGTAGCCATATTCGCGTGTCCTTCTGTGCTCCCGGGCCGCCGGGCAGGAGCATGCTGGCAGCGCTTATTGCCGCTCAGACTTTG gcTATAAACAGAGGAAAGGGTCTCCTCCCTGAACCTAGTGCCATGCAAATACTTTCTAGTTTGAGCAACCCGGCGACCCTGAAAATGCTGCTGGCGCCTCTCAATCAGGGACACAAACAAG gtctgCTCGGCGCAGCCCCGGCGATGCCGCTGCTCACTAACCCCGCGCTCTCCGCCGCTCTGGTGCAGCTGCTGCTTCAGAACCAAGTCCAGCAG GCTGGACTGCTCGGTGAAAACCCTCTGGCTGCTCTCCCTCTTCAACACGGCATTAACATGCTGGGAGATCTACCTCATG GTGCCATGGCTCCTGGCTTGGGCATGCAAACAGAGCCTTTAGGCCCCATAAAGCCCCCACCCCTGGGCCGGACACTAGGGAGGGAGCCAGAGTCCCCAGCCACACCGAATAGTTTTCCCACCAACCCTTCTCCTGCACTACAGGGCATGAGCGTCCCGCTCCTGGGGAGTGTGCTAGGAGGAGATGGATCCACACTGCCAACG GCTTCTTTATTAGGAGAGCCACCCAAAGAAATCGGAGTGTCCCCGAACCCCTTTCTGAACGCGCCCAGTATATTCCCAGCCTCTG ttgccAACTCCAGGCCGCACCCGTACAGGAAGAGACCAATGCTAGGTGGCATGGCTAACCAGCGGCCCATCCCGAGCATCAACTCCAATTATAACCTGCGCTGCCAAGACTCGTACGAGTTCCCAGCAGTACACCAG GACCCCCTCTCTCACCTCTATGAGCAGCTGGAGACTCTGGACAGCACAGCACATCTGGCCTATGGAGCACAG CACTCGAGACACGGAGCCATCAGTGAGAGAACATCTCCCTTCGCTTACGCCTCTAGCCCTCCTGGCTCCTCCTACTTCAGCTTTGGTGCCCCTGGGACTGCGCCTTCCACCCAGCTCAATAAG GCTGTGGGAATGCCTCCCATGACTCACTCCAGTGTCTTCTCTGCTGCACCTGGAAGTGGAGCTAAG ACTCCTGTAGGAGGACAGAAGCGTCTCTTCTCACGGCTGATTCCGTCTCCAGAGCCCAGTCCGGAGGGTGGCTACGTGGGTCAGCATTCTCAGGGCCTCGGGGGTCACTATGCCGACTCCTACCTGAAACGGAAGCGCATATTTTAA
- the raver1 gene encoding ribonucleoprotein PTB-binding 1 isoform X2: protein MAAAVSVSRAAEEEACCAGAGVTTRPLYEHYDQAKSENWAAEKRRDSEADPRDEAAAAGSECARRAEDALPALSPEQVASRLERTRREFYNRRKIIIKNLPADITNQEVHELLRNYDLKYCFVDKYKGTAFVTLLNGEQAQCAIKEFHQQVLREREISVQLQPTDALLCIANLPRAFTQQQFDELVRPFGNLERCFLVHSACTGHPKGYGFVEYMKKDSAARAKSELLGKQLGSRMLYVHWTEVGSLTYATLHSRCLCVDRLPASLLTAQDLLNTLADMPEPIFCQLAQGQDGSFRRFAILEYSTAEMAEEVQRLTDGRPVGGSHIRVSFCAPGPPGRSMLAALIAAQTLAINRGKGLLPEPSAMQILSSLSNPATLKMLLAPLNQGHKQGLLGAAPAMPLLTNPALSAALVQLLLQNQVQQQAGLLGENPLAALPLQHGINMLGDLPHGAMAPGLGMQTEPLGPIKPPPLGRTLGREPESPATPNSFPTNPSPALQGMSVPLLGSVLGGDGSTLPTASLLGEPPKEIGVSPNPFLNAPSIFPASVANSRPHPYRKRPMLGGMANQRPIPSINSNYNLRCQDSYEFPAVHQDPLSHLYEQLETLDSTAHLAYGAQHSRHGAISERTSPFAYASSPPGSSYFSFGAPGTAPSTQLNKAVGMPPMTHSSVFSAAPGSGAKTPVGGQKRLFSRLIPSPEPSPEGGYVGQHSQGLGGHYADSYLKRKRIF from the exons ATGGCGGCTGCCGTGTCCGTTAGCAGAGCTGCCGAAGAGGAGGCGTGCTGCGCCGGGGCAGGCGTCACCACCCGCCCGCTTTATGAACACTATGATCAGGCCAAGTCAGAAAACTGGGCCGCTGAAAAGCGCAGGGACTCGGAGGCGGATCCGCGCGATGAGGCGGCGGCGGCGGGGAGCGAGTGCGCGCGCAGGGCTGAGGACGCGCTCCCTGCACTCAGCCCCGAGCAGGTCGCCAGTCGGCTGGAGAGAACCCGAAGAGAGTTTTACAACCGCCGCAAAATCATCATTAAAAACCTCCCCGCTGATATCACCAACCAG gAGGTACACGAGTTGTTAAGAAACTATGATCTGAAGTACTGCTTTGTGGACAAATACAAAGGAACAG CTTTCGTGACTCTGCTAAATGGCGAGCAGGCCCAGTGCGCGATCAAGGAGTTCCACCAGCAAGTACTGCGTGAGCGGGAGATCTCCGTGCAGCTGCAGCCCACAGACGCCCTGCTGTGCATCGCCAACCTCCCACGGGCCTTCACGCAGCAGCAGTTCGACGAGCTGGTGCGGCCTTTTGGCAACTTGGAGCGCTGCTTCTTGGTGCACAGCGCATGCACCGGCCACCCCAAGGGCTACGGCTTCGTGGAGTACATGAAGAAGGACTCGGCTGCCCGGGCCAAATCGGAGCTGTTGGGCAAACAGCTCGGCTCGCGCATGCTGTACGTGCACTGGACCGAGGTGGGGTCGCTGACGTACGCCACACTGCACTCGCGCTGCCTCTGCGTGGACCGACTGCCTGCCAGCCTGCTGACTGCTCAGGATCTGCTGAACACCCTGGCCGACATGCCAGAGCCCATCTTCTGCCAG cTTGCTCAGGGACAAGATGGCAGTTTTCGGCGATTTGCCATTTTGGAGTACTCCACGGCAGAGATGGCTGAAGAGGTGCAGCGATTAACTGATGGAAGGCCTGTAGGTGGTAGCCATATTCGCGTGTCCTTCTGTGCTCCCGGGCCGCCGGGCAGGAGCATGCTGGCAGCGCTTATTGCCGCTCAGACTTTG gcTATAAACAGAGGAAAGGGTCTCCTCCCTGAACCTAGTGCCATGCAAATACTTTCTAGTTTGAGCAACCCGGCGACCCTGAAAATGCTGCTGGCGCCTCTCAATCAGGGACACAAACAAG gtctgCTCGGCGCAGCCCCGGCGATGCCGCTGCTCACTAACCCCGCGCTCTCCGCCGCTCTGGTGCAGCTGCTGCTTCAGAACCAAGTCCAGCAG cAGGCTGGACTGCTCGGTGAAAACCCTCTGGCTGCTCTCCCTCTTCAACACGGCATTAACATGCTGGGAGATCTACCTCATG GTGCCATGGCTCCTGGCTTGGGCATGCAAACAGAGCCTTTAGGCCCCATAAAGCCCCCACCCCTGGGCCGGACACTAGGGAGGGAGCCAGAGTCCCCAGCCACACCGAATAGTTTTCCCACCAACCCTTCTCCTGCACTACAGGGCATGAGCGTCCCGCTCCTGGGGAGTGTGCTAGGAGGAGATGGATCCACACTGCCAACG GCTTCTTTATTAGGAGAGCCACCCAAAGAAATCGGAGTGTCCCCGAACCCCTTTCTGAACGCGCCCAGTATATTCCCAGCCTCTG ttgccAACTCCAGGCCGCACCCGTACAGGAAGAGACCAATGCTAGGTGGCATGGCTAACCAGCGGCCCATCCCGAGCATCAACTCCAATTATAACCTGCGCTGCCAAGACTCGTACGAGTTCCCAGCAGTACACCAG GACCCCCTCTCTCACCTCTATGAGCAGCTGGAGACTCTGGACAGCACAGCACATCTGGCCTATGGAGCACAG CACTCGAGACACGGAGCCATCAGTGAGAGAACATCTCCCTTCGCTTACGCCTCTAGCCCTCCTGGCTCCTCCTACTTCAGCTTTGGTGCCCCTGGGACTGCGCCTTCCACCCAGCTCAATAAG GCTGTGGGAATGCCTCCCATGACTCACTCCAGTGTCTTCTCTGCTGCACCTGGAAGTGGAGCTAAG ACTCCTGTAGGAGGACAGAAGCGTCTCTTCTCACGGCTGATTCCGTCTCCAGAGCCCAGTCCGGAGGGTGGCTACGTGGGTCAGCATTCTCAGGGCCTCGGGGGTCACTATGCCGACTCCTACCTGAAACGGAAGCGCATATTTTAA